A genomic segment from Arcobacter acticola encodes:
- the napA gene encoding nitrate reductase catalytic subunit NapA, whose amino-acid sequence MSLSRRDFLKSSAAASAAAAIGMTVPADLQAQAQAAEGGWRWDKAACRFCGTGCGIMLATKEGKIVAVKGDPAAPVNRGLNCIKGYFNAKIMYGADRLKQPLLRMNAKGEFDKQGDFAPISWQRAFDEMEKHIKIALKEKGPEGVGVFASGQYTVMEGYAALKMMKAGFRSNAFDPNARHCMASAVVGFYQTFGIDEPSGCYDDIELTDTVVTWGSNMAEMHPILWSRVTDRKLSDPDKVKLVNISTYRHRTSDIADIEIIFTPNTDLALWNYIAREIVYNHPESIDWPFIKENIIFAASPVNLGYGMRRSDEKSIVDGKYTAKEMETISKEMEKIVSENEAPALAPYGYKAGDKMVNKNTGLAHWEISFEEYKKSLEPYTLDYVAKISKGNPDEDIEEFKKKLQALADLYIEQNRKVVSFWTMGMNQHTRGTWVNTLSYNVHFLLNKQAKPGSGAFSLTGQPSACGTAREVGTFCHRLPADMMVANPKDREITEKSWKVPAGTINPKGHQHIMKIHRDIEDGNIKFAWVNVCNPYQDTASATHWIKAAREMDNFIVTSDGYPGISAKVSDLILPSAMIYEKWGAYGNAERRTQHWRQQVLPVGDAMSDTWQWVELSKRFTVKDLWGEQSLASTKGETKLPDVIEAAKAMGYKEDTTMYEILFANEKAKSYKLDPKDPIQAGYDNTEGSGDSRKVIGSDGKVFNGYGFFIQKYLFEEYADFGRGHGHDLADFDTYHRVRGLKWPVVDGKETQWRFNTKYDPYAKKANPNGDFAFYGTLAKELAQGDLLGINDKTKKSLKNKAKIFARPYMDPPEVPSEEYPVWLCTGRVLEHWHSGTMTMRVPELYRAVPEALCYMHPEDAKAYGVKQGALCWVESRRGKVKARVETRGRNRPSRGLVFVPWFDEKVFINKVCLDATCPQSGQTDFKKCAVKIYQA is encoded by the coding sequence ATGTCGCTTTCAAGAAGAGACTTCCTAAAAAGTTCAGCAGCAGCAAGTGCAGCAGCAGCAATTGGTATGACTGTACCAGCTGATTTACAAGCACAAGCTCAAGCCGCTGAAGGTGGATGGAGATGGGACAAGGCAGCTTGTCGTTTCTGTGGTACTGGTTGTGGGATTATGCTAGCTACTAAAGAAGGTAAAATAGTAGCAGTTAAAGGGGATCCAGCAGCTCCTGTTAATAGAGGTCTTAACTGTATTAAAGGTTATTTTAATGCTAAAATAATGTATGGTGCAGATAGATTAAAACAACCATTATTAAGAATGAATGCAAAAGGTGAATTTGACAAACAAGGTGATTTTGCACCTATTTCATGGCAAAGAGCTTTTGATGAGATGGAAAAACATATTAAAATTGCATTAAAAGAAAAAGGTCCTGAAGGTGTTGGAGTTTTTGCATCTGGACAATATACAGTTATGGAAGGATATGCAGCTTTAAAAATGATGAAAGCTGGATTTAGATCAAACGCTTTTGATCCAAATGCTAGACATTGTATGGCATCTGCGGTTGTTGGATTCTACCAAACATTTGGTATAGATGAGCCATCTGGTTGTTATGATGATATCGAACTTACTGATACAGTTGTAACATGGGGTTCAAATATGGCAGAAATGCACCCAATTTTATGGTCTAGGGTAACTGATAGAAAATTATCAGATCCGGATAAAGTTAAACTTGTAAATATTTCTACATATAGACATAGAACTTCTGATATTGCTGATATTGAGATTATTTTTACTCCAAATACTGACTTAGCATTATGGAATTATATTGCAAGAGAAATTGTTTATAATCATCCTGAATCTATTGATTGGCCTTTTATTAAAGAAAACATCATATTTGCAGCAAGTCCAGTAAATCTGGGTTATGGAATGAGAAGATCTGATGAAAAATCAATCGTAGATGGTAAATATACTGCAAAAGAAATGGAAACTATTTCAAAAGAAATGGAAAAAATTGTTTCTGAAAATGAAGCTCCAGCACTAGCTCCTTATGGATATAAAGCTGGTGATAAAATGGTAAACAAAAATACAGGTCTTGCGCACTGGGAAATATCATTTGAAGAATACAAAAAATCATTAGAGCCATATACTCTTGATTATGTTGCTAAAATATCAAAAGGTAACCCTGATGAAGATATTGAAGAATTTAAGAAAAAATTACAAGCTTTAGCTGATTTATATATTGAACAAAATAGAAAAGTGGTTTCTTTCTGGACAATGGGAATGAATCAACACACAAGAGGAACATGGGTAAATACTTTATCATATAACGTTCACTTCTTATTAAATAAACAAGCTAAACCAGGTTCTGGCGCTTTCTCATTAACAGGTCAACCATCTGCTTGTGGAACTGCAAGAGAAGTTGGAACATTCTGTCATAGATTACCAGCTGATATGATGGTTGCTAATCCAAAAGATAGAGAAATAACAGAAAAATCTTGGAAAGTTCCTGCTGGAACTATTAATCCAAAAGGTCATCAACATATTATGAAAATTCATAGAGATATTGAAGATGGGAATATCAAATTTGCATGGGTAAATGTTTGTAATCCATACCAAGATACAGCAAGTGCTACACATTGGATTAAAGCAGCAAGAGAAATGGATAACTTCATTGTAACTTCAGATGGATATCCAGGAATTTCTGCAAAAGTATCAGATTTAATTTTACCATCTGCTATGATTTATGAAAAATGGGGAGCTTATGGAAATGCTGAAAGAAGAACTCAACATTGGAGACAACAAGTATTACCAGTTGGTGATGCAATGTCTGATACATGGCAATGGGTTGAACTTTCAAAAAGATTTACAGTAAAAGATTTATGGGGTGAACAATCACTTGCAAGTACAAAAGGTGAAACAAAACTACCTGATGTAATTGAAGCTGCAAAGGCAATGGGATATAAAGAAGATACAACTATGTATGAAATCTTATTTGCAAATGAAAAAGCAAAATCTTATAAATTAGATCCAAAAGATCCAATTCAAGCTGGATATGATAATACAGAGGGTTCAGGAGATTCAAGAAAAGTTATTGGATCTGATGGAAAAGTATTTAATGGTTATGGATTCTTTATTCAAAAATATTTATTTGAAGAGTATGCTGACTTTGGAAGAGGTCATGGACACGATTTAGCTGATTTTGACACTTACCATAGAGTAAGAGGATTAAAATGGCCAGTTGTAGATGGTAAAGAAACTCAATGGAGATTTAATACTAAATATGACCCTTATGCTAAAAAAGCAAATCCAAATGGTGATTTTGCATTCTACGGAACATTAGCAAAAGAATTAGCTCAAGGAGATTTATTAGGAATTAATGATAAAACTAAAAAATCTTTAAAAAACAAAGCAAAAATATTTGCAAGACCATATATGGATCCACCGGAAGTGCCAAGTGAAGAGTATCCAGTTTGGTTATGTACAGGAAGAGTTTTAGAGCACTGGCATTCAGGAACTATGACTATGAGAGTACCTGAACTTTATAGAGCAGTACCTGAAGCACTATGTTATATGCATCCTGAAGACGCAAAAGCATATGGTGTAAAACAAGGTGCACTTTGTTGGGTTGAATCTAGACGTGGAAAAGTAAAAGCTAGAGTTGAAACAAGAGGAAGAAATAGACCTTCAAGAGGTTTAGTATTTGTACCTTGGTTCGATGAAAAAGTATTTATTAATAAAGTTTGTTTAGATGCAACTTGTCCACAATCTGGACAAACAGACTTTAAAAAATGTGCGGTAAAAATTTACCAAGCTTAA
- a CDS encoding WD40 repeat domain-containing protein — MKLLKDFLYIFFILNLFISNINAKDLTPSSSLIASGGVIDLVLNNDKLYVSTAASSVDIFDIKTQEKIDSIKMPKIKDFLGDIIDSKIYSVDILNDNILILSQGEKGGRNLDIYKDGKFESIIKDTQRQFIARAKFLDENHIIYGLLSNQIYLYDIKNKKIIKEIQVSQSKFSNFKLTQDKTKLVVCDESGVINMLDSKNFDIIKTFRYQNLDNVFQVDIKDNLILTAGQDRRAAVYNLDTKNAYYKEYSFLVYAAALSPSTKLAAVASDEENNVTIFDTSSQANLYKLTQNKATLSNILFLNENEIIVTSDDKQINYYKID; from the coding sequence ATGAAATTACTTAAAGACTTTTTATATATTTTTTTTATTTTAAATTTATTTATTTCAAATATAAATGCAAAAGATTTAACACCTAGTAGTTCACTAATAGCAAGTGGAGGAGTAATAGATTTAGTTTTAAATAATGACAAGCTTTATGTATCAACAGCAGCTTCGAGTGTAGATATCTTTGATATAAAAACTCAAGAAAAAATTGATTCTATAAAAATGCCTAAAATAAAGGATTTTTTAGGAGATATTATTGATTCAAAAATCTATAGTGTTGATATATTAAATGATAATATTTTAATTCTTTCTCAAGGTGAAAAAGGTGGAAGAAATCTTGATATTTACAAAGATGGTAAATTTGAAAGTATTATAAAAGATACTCAAAGACAATTTATAGCTCGTGCTAAATTTTTGGATGAAAATCATATAATTTATGGTTTACTTTCAAATCAAATATATCTTTATGATATTAAAAATAAAAAAATCATAAAGGAAATTCAAGTATCTCAATCAAAATTTTCAAACTTTAAATTAACACAAGATAAAACTAAATTAGTAGTTTGTGATGAAAGTGGAGTAATAAATATGCTTGATTCAAAAAATTTCGATATTATTAAAACTTTTAGATATCAAAACTTAGATAATGTTTTTCAAGTAGATATTAAAGATAATTTAATACTAACAGCAGGACAAGATAGACGAGCAGCTGTTTATAATCTTGATACAAAGAATGCTTATTATAAAGAGTACTCATTTTTAGTATATGCAGCAGCACTAAGTCCTAGTACAAAATTAGCAGCGGTTGCTAGTGATGAAGAAAACAATGTAACTATTTTTGATACATCAAGTCAAGCAAACTTATATAAGCTAACACAAAATAAAGCTACTTTATCAAATATCTTATTTTTAAATGAAAATGAAATAATTGTAACAAGTGATGATAAACAAATAAACTATTATAAAATTGATTAA
- a CDS encoding amino acid ABC transporter substrate-binding protein: MKLLKTISLSVATLALASTMASADTLENTIKNGQLSCGLNTGLPGFASPDSAGVWTGIDVDVCRAVAAAVLGDASKVKYAHLNAKERFTALQSGEIDVLSRNTTWTATRDTSLGLNFTGVNYYDGQGFLISKKLGVKSAKELNGATFCIQAGTTTELNLTDYFKANKMEYKPITYDTSAQTIEAFESGRCDALTSDASQLYALKTTLKDPNSAMVLPEIISKEPLGPAVRQGDDKWFSIVKWTQIAMLNAEELGVNSKNVDEMLKSPNPDIQRLLGVTGDIGKNMGLDPKWAYNIIKQVGNYGESFEANVGKGSPLGIERGLNALWINGGLQYGAPIR, from the coding sequence ATGAAACTATTAAAGACAATATCATTAAGTGTAGCAACTCTTGCTCTTGCATCTACTATGGCATCAGCAGATACACTGGAAAATACTATTAAAAACGGTCAATTAAGTTGTGGATTAAATACAGGACTTCCAGGTTTTGCTTCTCCTGATTCAGCTGGGGTATGGACAGGAATAGATGTTGATGTTTGTAGAGCAGTAGCAGCAGCTGTTTTAGGTGATGCTTCTAAAGTTAAATATGCTCATTTAAATGCAAAAGAAAGATTTACAGCACTTCAAAGTGGTGAAATTGACGTATTATCAAGAAATACAACTTGGACAGCTACAAGAGATACATCTTTAGGATTAAATTTTACAGGTGTAAATTATTATGATGGTCAAGGTTTTTTAATATCAAAAAAACTTGGTGTTAAATCAGCTAAAGAATTAAATGGAGCAACTTTTTGTATCCAAGCAGGAACTACAACTGAACTTAACTTAACTGATTACTTCAAAGCTAATAAAATGGAATATAAACCTATTACTTATGATACATCAGCTCAAACAATCGAAGCTTTCGAAAGTGGAAGATGTGATGCTTTAACTTCTGATGCTTCTCAATTATATGCATTAAAAACAACTTTAAAAGACCCAAATTCAGCAATGGTATTACCAGAGATTATCTCTAAAGAGCCATTAGGCCCTGCAGTTAGACAAGGTGATGATAAATGGTTTAGTATTGTTAAATGGACTCAAATTGCAATGTTAAATGCTGAAGAGTTAGGTGTAAATTCTAAAAATGTTGATGAAATGTTAAAAAGTCCAAATCCAGATATCCAAAGATTATTAGGTGTAACAGGTGATATTGGTAAAAATATGGGATTAGATCCAAAATGGGCATATAACATTATCAAACAAGTTGGAAACTATGGAGAATCATTTGAAGCAAATGTTGGTAAAGGTTCACCACTTGGAATTGAAAGAGGATTAAATGCTCTATGGATAAATGGTGGATTACAATACGGTGCACCAATTAGATAA
- a CDS encoding Lrp/AsnC family transcriptional regulator has translation MKDEILYRIQKSFPLVKRPFEQIAKELNISEDEVLKILQKEKENKIIRQTSAIFDTKKLGYTSSLVAFEIAAEDIDDAVIILNSHPGISHNYERNHTYNIWFTLAIAPNSKSTLEDTIATLAKLTKAKDYIILPTLKLFKISVKLDTTNQAEKKEKVARTDFKGMELNDYHYNIIKEAQNDIEITQEPFKEIVEKLNISYDEFFSVLEEFQETGVMRRFASILNHRHAGFGANAMVAWDIEEGSKGEEIGKIAASFSAVSHCYLRPKYPTWNYNLFTMIHGKTKEDTQEVINNIANEIEYKSNMPLYSSREFKKVRIKYFCDEFKDWEEKYLN, from the coding sequence ATGAAAGATGAGATACTATATAGAATACAAAAAAGCTTCCCTCTTGTGAAAAGACCTTTTGAACAAATTGCAAAAGAGTTAAATATAAGTGAAGATGAAGTATTAAAAATCTTACAAAAAGAAAAAGAAAATAAAATCATAAGACAAACATCAGCAATATTTGATACAAAAAAACTAGGATATACCTCATCTCTAGTGGCTTTTGAAATAGCAGCAGAAGATATTGATGATGCAGTAATTATACTAAATTCTCATCCTGGAATTTCACATAATTATGAAAGAAATCATACTTATAATATTTGGTTTACTCTAGCAATTGCTCCAAATTCTAAATCTACCTTAGAAGACACAATTGCTACTTTAGCAAAACTAACAAAAGCAAAAGATTATATTATTTTACCTACCTTAAAACTTTTTAAAATATCAGTAAAACTTGATACTACAAATCAAGCTGAAAAAAAAGAGAAAGTTGCTCGTACTGATTTTAAAGGTATGGAACTTAATGATTATCATTACAATATAATTAAAGAAGCTCAAAACGATATAGAAATAACACAAGAGCCTTTTAAAGAAATAGTTGAAAAACTAAATATCTCTTATGATGAGTTTTTTTCAGTATTAGAAGAGTTTCAAGAAACAGGTGTTATGAGAAGATTTGCTTCTATTTTAAATCATAGACATGCAGGTTTTGGTGCAAATGCTATGGTTGCTTGGGATATTGAAGAAGGAAGTAAAGGTGAAGAAATAGGAAAAATCGCTGCTTCTTTTTCTGCTGTTTCTCACTGCTATTTAAGACCTAAATATCCAACGTGGAACTATAATTTATTTACAATGATACATGGGAAAACAAAAGAAGACACCCAAGAAGTAATCAATAACATCGCAAATGAAATTGAATATAAATCAAATATGCCACTTTATTCATCGAGAGAATTTAAAAAAGTAAGAATTAAATATTTTTGTGATGAATTTAAAGATTGGGAAGAAAAATATCTAAATTAA
- a CDS encoding ferredoxin-type protein NapF, giving the protein MKRRELFSSLSSSFSKKEKQEIILRPPYFQDETIFFSNCISCDGLCSTACEENIIVIQEDLTPKLDFTSSGCTYCDECANACPNEVLKLEYKKHINAKIEIDVLSCLAWNQTMCFSCKDPCFDDAIDFLGMFRPSINNNCTSCGFCIKTCPTNAIKIVS; this is encoded by the coding sequence ATGAAACGAAGAGAACTTTTTAGTTCTCTTTCTTCATCTTTTTCTAAAAAAGAGAAGCAAGAGATAATTTTAAGACCTCCATATTTTCAAGATGAAACTATTTTCTTTTCAAACTGTATATCTTGTGATGGGTTATGTAGTACAGCTTGCGAAGAAAATATTATTGTAATACAAGAAGATCTTACTCCTAAACTTGATTTTACTTCAAGTGGGTGTACATATTGTGATGAATGTGCAAATGCTTGTCCAAATGAGGTTCTAAAATTAGAATATAAAAAACATATAAATGCTAAAATAGAGATTGATGTACTATCATGTTTAGCATGGAATCAAACAATGTGTTTTTCTTGTAAAGATCCATGTTTTGATGATGCTATTGATTTTTTAGGTATGTTTAGACCAAGTATAAACAACAACTGTACATCTTGTGGATTTTGTATAAAAACCTGTCCAACAAATGCTATAAAAATAGTTTCGTAA
- a CDS encoding chaperone NapD — protein MNISSIVVQTLPKYLEEVVESLKNCDVCDYHMHDELGRIIITIEGAGVAEELKKLKVIEAIPHVMSADMQMAYSEEELSAHLEVLANADAVPKVLNEKDIKPEDIVYNGDLKKKDLEGFAKTFDNTGR, from the coding sequence ATGAATATTTCAAGCATAGTTGTACAAACTTTACCAAAATACCTAGAGGAAGTTGTTGAGTCTTTAAAAAACTGTGATGTATGTGATTATCATATGCATGATGAATTAGGAAGAATCATAATTACAATCGAAGGTGCTGGAGTTGCTGAAGAATTAAAAAAACTAAAAGTAATTGAAGCTATTCCTCATGTAATGAGTGCTGATATGCAAATGGCATATAGTGAAGAAGAGCTAAGTGCTCATTTAGAAGTATTAGCAAATGCTGATGCAGTGCCAAAAGTTTTAAATGAAAAAGATATTAAACCAGAAGATATTGTTTATAATGGTGATTTAAAGAAAAAAGATTTAGAAGGTTTTGCAAAAACATTTGATAATACAGGAAGATAA
- a CDS encoding PAS domain-containing protein encodes MEYTSGNFLCETIVPSGELIVSRTDLKGIITYANDTFAEISGYEVDELIGKAHNIVRHPDMPKSIFEQLWNDIQTKGSWSGVVKNIRKDQGFYWVYAEISGVFKNDVLIEYKSIRTPISFQDKVKHQLLYDKIKKDSNEPTRKVTYN; translated from the coding sequence ATGGAATATACATCAGGTAACTTTTTATGCGAAACAATTGTACCAAGTGGGGAATTAATTGTTTCAAGAACAGATTTAAAAGGAATCATAACTTATGCAAATGATACATTTGCAGAAATCTCAGGATATGAAGTAGATGAACTTATTGGGAAAGCTCACAATATTGTAAGACATCCTGATATGCCAAAATCTATATTTGAACAACTTTGGAATGATATTCAAACAAAAGGTTCTTGGAGTGGTGTTGTAAAAAACATTAGAAAAGACCAAGGCTTTTATTGGGTTTATGCTGAAATATCAGGTGTGTTTAAAAATGATGTTTTAATTGAATATAAATCAATAAGAACACCAATTTCATTTCAAGATAAAGTAAAGCACCAATTATTATATGATAAGATAAAAAAAGACTCAAACGAACCTACTCGAAAAGTAACATATAATTAG
- the napG gene encoding ferredoxin-type protein NapG: MSTSGNQTTNERRKFFLTIARAAGLAVLGGLTWSAFVDEVKASSLILRPPGALKEDDFLATCIKCGLCVEACPFDTLKLAKPGDNKPLGTPFFEPRDIPCYMCIDIPCVPVCPTDALDILSVQNKEKKLDINKAQMGVAVVDDNSCIAFWGIQCDACYRACPLLGKAITVEYTKNERTGKHAFLKPIVHADVCTGCGLCEKACVTEKAAIFVLPREVALGRAGDYYIKGWDKGDEERLEHATSKTTKTELSKDSAVNSLNSSSDMEDLLK; encoded by the coding sequence ATGAGTACATCAGGAAACCAAACAACAAATGAAAGAAGAAAATTCTTTCTAACGATAGCAAGAGCAGCAGGTTTAGCTGTTCTTGGTGGTTTAACATGGAGTGCATTTGTTGATGAAGTAAAAGCTAGTTCATTAATATTGCGACCACCTGGTGCTCTAAAAGAAGATGATTTTTTAGCTACTTGTATTAAATGTGGATTGTGTGTAGAAGCATGTCCTTTTGATACATTAAAATTAGCAAAACCAGGGGATAACAAACCTCTTGGAACTCCATTTTTTGAGCCAAGAGATATTCCTTGTTATATGTGTATAGATATTCCATGTGTTCCTGTTTGTCCTACAGATGCACTTGATATTTTATCTGTACAAAATAAAGAAAAAAAATTAGATATAAACAAAGCCCAAATGGGTGTAGCAGTTGTTGATGATAATTCTTGTATCGCTTTTTGGGGAATCCAATGTGATGCATGTTATAGAGCATGTCCACTTTTAGGAAAAGCTATAACAGTTGAATATACAAAAAATGAAAGAACAGGTAAACACGCATTTTTAAAACCTATTGTACATGCAGATGTTTGTACAGGATGTGGTTTATGTGAAAAAGCTTGTGTTACTGAAAAAGCGGCTATTTTTGTATTACCAAGAGAAGTTGCTCTTGGAAGAGCAGGAGATTATTACATCAAAGGCTGGGATAAAGGTGATGAAGAAAGATTAGAACATGCAACTAGTAAAACAACTAAAACAGAACTTAGTAAAGATAGTGCTGTTAATTCTTTGAATAGTAGTAGTGATATGGAGGATTTATTAAAATGA
- the napH gene encoding quinol dehydrogenase ferredoxin subunit NapH, producing the protein MYKKYRFLIARRITQISIMVLYIIANVYGINFLMGNLSSSLVLNTIPLSDPYAVMQMLFAGAALSFDILLGAFFITIFYMIVGGRAFCSWVCPVNMITDLANYLRRKFGFNQIQKKQPASRNIRYWVIAISFIISFFMGVAAFELISPISMVHRGIIFGLGFGWAAILIIFLFDLFVLKNGWCGHICPLGGFYSLVGKFSLIRVHHNAPNCTACMKCKEVCPENQVLHMVTKTSIPVLSGECTNCGRCVEVCDDDALNFSIKNLKKGEQNEVR; encoded by the coding sequence ATTTACAAAAAATATAGATTCTTAATCGCAAGAAGAATTACACAAATTTCTATAATGGTTTTATATATTATTGCAAATGTCTATGGAATAAATTTTTTAATGGGAAATTTAAGTTCATCATTAGTATTAAATACTATTCCTTTAAGTGATCCATACGCAGTTATGCAAATGCTATTTGCAGGTGCTGCTTTATCATTTGACATTCTTTTGGGAGCTTTTTTTATTACAATTTTTTATATGATTGTTGGTGGTCGTGCTTTTTGTTCTTGGGTTTGTCCTGTAAATATGATTACAGATTTAGCAAACTATTTACGAAGAAAATTTGGATTTAATCAAATTCAGAAAAAACAACCAGCTTCAAGAAATATAAGATATTGGGTAATTGCGATTAGTTTTATTATCTCTTTTTTTATGGGAGTTGCAGCTTTTGAACTAATCTCGCCTATTTCAATGGTTCATAGAGGAATCATTTTTGGCTTAGGTTTTGGATGGGCTGCGATACTTATAATTTTTCTTTTTGATTTGTTTGTTTTAAAAAATGGCTGGTGTGGTCATATATGTCCTCTTGGTGGATTTTATTCACTAGTGGGAAAATTTAGTTTAATAAGAGTTCATCATAATGCACCTAACTGTACAGCTTGTATGAAATGTAAAGAAGTTTGTCCTGAAAACCAAGTTTTACATATGGTTACAAAAACTTCTATTCCTGTATTATCAGGAGAATGTACAAATTGTGGAAGATGTGTGGAAGTATGTGATGATGATGCTCTTAATTTTTCAATAAAAAACTTAAAAAAGGGAGAACAAAATGAAGTTAGGTAA
- a CDS encoding glycosyl transferase yields the protein MGFHSYIRAVGTGPKSNRELTKIETIDAIESILNQNVHSEQIAAFLLGWRVKLETIEELKTTFEVCDKYIKRVKIPNSIELGYPFDGKADNPYLLPLIAKYLKKFDLNLVVSGDELQPAKKGLTLKNLYENIDFDDNIYYFDRADYFKELSALTKIRNILGLRTAFNTIEKLLNPGTSDYAVNAAFHKPYVSKYNHLFGENYKNLIIVKGNEGTPEIFSKCKYWQTIDGKITEYTIDPEYFGINYKKSTDIISFEESLNMTKNPSDDLERLAKLNAAMFLIAAQKADDIKTAFEMIE from the coding sequence ATGGGGTTTCATAGTTATATCAGAGCAGTTGGCACAGGTCCTAAATCAAATAGAGAATTAACAAAAATAGAAACAATTGATGCAATTGAGTCGATTTTGAATCAAAATGTTCACTCTGAGCAAATTGCAGCTTTTTTATTAGGTTGGAGAGTTAAACTTGAAACAATAGAGGAATTAAAAACTACTTTTGAAGTTTGTGATAAATATATAAAAAGAGTAAAAATACCAAACTCTATAGAGTTAGGTTATCCATTTGATGGGAAAGCTGATAATCCTTATTTATTACCTTTGATTGCAAAATATCTAAAAAAATTCGATTTAAATTTAGTTGTTAGTGGAGATGAACTTCAACCTGCAAAAAAAGGTTTAACACTAAAAAATCTTTATGAAAATATTGATTTTGATGATAATATCTACTATTTTGATAGAGCTGATTATTTCAAAGAATTAAGTGCTTTAACAAAAATTAGAAATATTTTGGGTTTAAGAACAGCTTTTAATACAATTGAAAAACTGTTAAACCCAGGAACTTCAGACTATGCAGTAAATGCAGCTTTTCATAAGCCTTATGTATCTAAATATAATCATCTTTTTGGTGAAAACTACAAAAATCTAATAATTGTAAAAGGAAATGAAGGAACACCTGAAATCTTTTCAAAGTGTAAATATTGGCAAACAATTGATGGCAAAATAACAGAGTATACGATTGATCCTGAATATTTTGGAATAAACTACAAAAAATCAACAGATATTATCTCTTTTGAAGAGTCACTAAATATGACAAAAAATCCAAGCGATGATTTAGAAAGATTAGCAAAATTAAATGCTGCAATGTTTTTAATCGCAGCTCAGAAGGCTGATGATATTAAAACAGCTTTTGAGATGATTGAATAA
- a CDS encoding nitrate reductase cytochrome c-type subunit, whose protein sequence is MKLGKLGILTFIATITATVLFAASEPKKIDEDSLGLRKVDLMSEEKAAPAETKYGTSQPMSGYKIERAYQNAPPMIPHDVEGLLEITPNNNACMGCHEPAVAESMGATPIPKSHYIDFRPKNIVKDGNFIKEVDNMKNETSIKPIDTMSNARYNCTTCHAPQSTGDLAVENTFEANYTREDGKNHSTWDEVLTDDLDTVKKK, encoded by the coding sequence ATGAAGTTAGGTAAATTAGGTATATTAACTTTTATAGCAACAATAACTGCCACAGTTTTATTTGCTGCTAGTGAGCCAAAAAAAATAGATGAAGATTCACTTGGTTTAAGAAAAGTGGACTTAATGTCAGAAGAGAAAGCTGCTCCAGCTGAAACAAAATATGGAACTTCTCAGCCAATGAGTGGATATAAAATAGAAAGAGCATATCAAAATGCACCTCCTATGATTCCCCATGATGTTGAAGGTTTATTAGAAATTACACCTAATAATAATGCGTGTATGGGATGTCATGAACCAGCTGTTGCTGAATCTATGGGAGCAACTCCAATTCCAAAATCACACTATATTGATTTTAGACCAAAAAATATAGTTAAAGATGGTAATTTTATAAAAGAAGTTGATAATATGAAAAATGAAACTTCAATAAAACCAATAGATACAATGTCTAATGCAAGATACAATTGTACGACTTGTCATGCTCCTCAAAGTACAGGAGATTTAGCTGTTGAAAATACTTTTGAAGCTAACTACACAAGAGAAGATGGGAAAAACCATTCAACTTGGGATGAAGTTTTAACTGACGATTTAGATACAGTAAAGAAAAAATAA